The genomic stretch TGAAATCATTTGTTATTATCTTTTAGTTGTTGATCGATAACCTTTTTTAATTCTTGCAATTCGGCATCCGTTAAATTGGTTTCTTTCGTGAAAAAAGAAGCAAATTGCGAAGCTGAATCGTTAAAGAAATTTTTGATAAGTCCATTGAGATGTTTCGAAAAATAATCTGCTTTTTTAATCAATGGAAAGTATTCTCTCGATTTTCCAAACGTTGCATACGAAATATATCCTTTATCGTTCATACGTTTCAATAACGTGGCAATCGTAGTTGTTGCAGGTTTTGGTTCGTCATATTGTTCCAAAATATCTTTCATGAATGCTTTTTCAAGTTTCCATAAATGTTGCATTAACTGTTCTTCCGTTTTTGATAATTTCATCTGTTAATTATTGTTTTTTGATTCGATTGTAAAATTTACGTTGTATCATTTCGGTCGACATCAAAATGATATTTTGTTCATTTCACAGGAATCGGTGTAATATTACTCTACAAATGTAGAACTAAATTTTGTATTCTACAAGTGTAGAGGTAAAATAATTTGAAAGTTATAGTTGGAGTTTACCATTTTCATGGGAATTTCCACGTTAAGGATTGTAGTGAAAAGCCCGGAACGATAGTGAGGACTTGCAGCGGAAAGCCTGACCATAAAAGTTCATTGAGGTTTTCTCGAAATGAACTTTTGTGGTAACGCCCAAATGTAAAATTTAATTGTGATGAGATACTGAAACAAGTTCAGTACAAAAGAAAAAATCCGCACGAAGCGGATTTTAAAGTTGTTATTTTATGACTTAGAAAGTTCAGTAAAGTATTTGTAGAATAGCGGAATAGTTTCAATTCCTTTGAGATAATTGAAGATTCCGAAATGTTCATTTGGTGAGTGAATTGCGTCACTATCAAGTCCAAATCCCATTAAAATCGTTTTACTTTTGAGTTCTTTTTCGAATAGTGAAACAATCGGAATGCTTCCGCCAGAACGTTGTGGAATGGCAGGAACGCCAAAAGTTTCTGAGTACGCTTTATTAGCTGCTTGGTAGCCAATATTGTCAATTGGAGTTACATAACCTTGTCCGCCGTGATGTGGCGTTACTTTGACTGTGACACCTTTAGGCGCAATGTTTTCAAAGTGTGTTTTGAATAATTCTGTGATTTCTTTCCATTCT from Kordia antarctica encodes the following:
- a CDS encoding BlaI/MecI/CopY family transcriptional regulator; this translates as MKLSKTEEQLMQHLWKLEKAFMKDILEQYDEPKPATTTIATLLKRMNDKGYISYATFGKSREYFPLIKKADYFSKHLNGLIKNFFNDSASQFASFFTKETNLTDAELQELKKVIDQQLKDNNK